The genomic interval AcccatctccccccccctccaccaGCACCGCTGTCTGCTAGGGCGGTACAAAATCCAGGACTGGATTTCCCTTCTAAAACCTGGACTggatttcctggggcttggattCACCTCCGCCAACTGCCCGGCCCCCTCCTTTCTCACACCAAGGTTAGGGAACGCGAAAGTGGAGTGTGACATTTAGGGACAGAGGGAAAAACACTGATCTATTGGCTGGACAGATACAGGAAACAGGACTCCTTTGGTCTCTGCCAATTCTGGGGAACTGAAATGGGAATGTGAGGAGCCCTGACATTCCTTCTTGGgaccccttttctttcctttctcggGGTACCTGGATGAGTTTCTCATCACCCCGCTCCCTCTTCcaccccaactcccaccccaTACTGAGTACTTTCGCAGCACTGCGACTGGGACTGATTGTCCCAAAGTGAACTTGGAAATTGTTCCCCAGGGATGGGGACAAACAAGGAACTtagtagggtgggggtgggggtgggggtgggggtggggggttgcctCTAGaggagagagactggagagagagctcctGAGCCCAAGCTGCAGCGTGAGTCAAAGGCCCCAGCTCAAGGTGGAAGAAATACATCTACCAATTGACACCCCCCTATTCCAAAATGCATCTAGTCTCCATAGCAACCGTAGCTCCAAGAGTGCCTCAGAAGCTGCGGCGGGGATAAGCGGAGAGGAGGGATCAGTGTGTAGGATGGGTGGGGGACCAATCAGGGGACGCTGGGTTAGTGAAGGCGCTACTCTCACACCTGGCTACCCACCTGCGGGGGATCTGGCTCCCTGGACACAAGGAACCCCCTCAGTGGAGGCAGCGGGAGCCGGCCTCTTAGGTGTGTCCATTCAGTCTCCTGAGGTCTATGTAGCTGGGCTCTCAGAGCAGGTTAAAGGGGGAGGCCAGAGCGAATGGACAGTATTTGCGCTGGGTCCCCACCCCTTTAGGGGCTTTGGAGTTCAAGGCTTTGTCCTCCAGAGGGGCAGGGAAACACGAGCAGTTAAGTCCGTGCAGAAGGCAGACTGAGTCCCcatggaggggggtggggggctggaaggaagaaagtctcTCCCTGAAGCCTTGGAGACCCCTGCCCGGGATTTGGAGAGCCTCGGCGGTCCTTTGATTCGGCTTTCCACCCTCCTGACGCAGCCGAGACTATAATAAGTGCGGGCCGTGGGCGGCtcttggaggcaggagccagCAGAGTGTTCGGCCCGGTGGGGGTAAGGGTTGGGGGCTGAACCGGCATGCGGGGAGCCTTTGTTTTCCAGAGGCCCATACCCactctctcccagatcctcctaTCTTGGGGGTCAGTGGTTTCTTAGGGAGTGCCCTTCAGAACTAGGATGACACACCAGGACAGGAAACACACTCTAGTCTATCGTGAAGGAGAAGATAAGGGGGAATTGTTGGCTTTTTAATATTCAGAGAGCCTGTCTTGGTTTTCCTTCGTGTTCAGTGGGAGCAGAATTCCGTCTCGCTCAGAGTACAACAGACTACTTGGAGTAGCGCTTTGCCAGGTGGAGTGGTGCACCTttttgaggaagctgaggcaggaggattgctgaaaggtcaaggccagcctgagctacacagtgagttcaaggccagcctgagatagaCAGCAGGATCCAAACCcagtctcaacaacaacaacaacaataacaaaccagCATTGGGCTGAGCCGTGAATGGTAGAGCATGCTCGCACACACGGAGGAGGTTTGGAGGCCCTAGGTCCCGACATCTCCggcaacacacaccacacacaaaaacatggagAAAAGGTCTACTCTGCCTCCAACCATTCTCTCTTTACCCTCCTTttgagactttattttattatttaaaaaatacctgtTCATTATATAGTTGAGTCTGGGGCTGGCTGAGGACTTGCTATGTGCTCCAGGCTGCCCCAGGACTCTCGGCCCTGCTCCATTCTCCTGAGTTGTGGGGCTAGAGTGCTAGGATCACTGGCGTGTCCCATCACACCAGCTCTCTCCCCCTTTCTAGAACTAAGCGGGGCTTCTTTGCTTGGTCCCAACTCCACTCGACTCAGACAACGGTGGGACCTAGAGTTCCTCCCTACGAAGTCCCCGTTTTCACCACTTAGGATATCAGAGAAGGCGCTGCTGTAGTTCTTCCCTCAAAGGGTTGGGTGCTGGAACTGCAAGAGAACTAAGCCTCGAAGGAGCAAGGAGAAGAGAGGGGCATGGGAAGGGATGGGGACCATTCTACTACCAACCTAAACCAACCGATCCTTCCTCCAAATGGTGCCCTGGGGTCAGGTGGTGCCCTtgatggaaaatttttctttctttttttgacatcTCCCtccctggagaagtagctaagagcgGAGAGGACTGATAACTGGAATGATCAGGGGGCAATGGAAGACAGGCTTCTGCCTGACACACTTCGCAAGCAAGGGAGCCTGCTTTGGGGAATCTCTTGGGCGTCCACAGATGGATGAACCCTAAGTCCCCCAGTTCCTCAGTGGTGGGCCCCGGGGATGAAGGACAGGCTTGCCAGGGCCCCACCACAGGATCCAAGGCTACAGTAGGCCAGGAGGATGTGGCGGATGGTGTTGCCATGGCAGCACTTCCTCTCTGTGTTGTCATCGCTTGCTCTAATGGCACCGGAGAGGAGGCAGCACGTAGAACGGAAGAAGGCGCTGAGGAGGTGAGGGGAAGACAAGCCCGGGagcacaggaggggaggggaccgGGGCAAGTCCCAGGGACCTCGCTGCAGGGCAAGCGTGGAGTTGTGAGGGTTAGTGTGCTCGGGAACCTGACATATCACGCCcccctcatgtgtgtgtgtgtgtgtgtgtgtgtgtgtgtgtgtgtgtgtttctctcagcTGGAGAACAAGAGGTCACTGATCTTTagtgggtcctgggaatgaaCACATTATCAAGTCCCAGAACCTCTGCCCctggctgcttcctgctctgGACTCCCCGGACAGGGAATACGACGTCTAATGGGCCTGCTAAGATCTGTCTTTCCAGCGCTTAGCCACTCTCTGCTGCCAAGAAGGTCAGCTCCACAGTGACTGGAATTCTGCTCAGAGGTGAttttggaaagagaaataaaaaataataatacctcCCTCCAGGTCTTTTCCCATCCTCCCCAGTGTCCTTTTCCCGGGTCTCGGTTCCATCTTAAGAACTAGGAAGTGGCTGCTTGGGCAGCAAGCAGTGATGCCTACAGTTAAGCCTTTCTGGGTCCCCTGCTGGTCCCCCAAAAGGGACCGATGCAGCTCTTACCTCGTATGTTGTCCAGCGAGGCCTGGATCCCATCTCGGAGATCAGGGTCACCCACTCTCTCCGCCAGCTTCCTGAGTCGGCTTAGAGCCTGCTTGGCCACCTCATGTCGCCTGATTTCTGCTCTTACCGTGGCGAGAGCCAGCTGCCTCTGGGCGTGCATGTTGCACAGACCTGCCTTCCCGGACTAACAACCACCTCTGGCCCCGAAGCCCATGACCCCGCAGCGCCCCCCAAACTCCAGAAGGCCTCTTCTGCTGTGCCCCAGAACTCCCCAGCCCTGCCCGCCCTTCCGTCTGTCGGCCTCACTTCCTGGCTGGTGAGTTTCAAACCCACAACCCACACGGTGCTACCTCTTACACCTCCTGCCCCCTCTAGTGTTGGTCCTTCAGCTCTGACAGCCAGTCCCGGGTATGATTGCTGTCGTATGATTGCTGTCGGGTGAAGGGAGCGACCTTAATAAGGGTTCTCACAGCCTCTGTGGGAGGTAGCTAATTAAGATGGGTGTTGGTTCTGGGAGAATGTGGCCAGCAGAGATCACAGGTAGGATCCCATACTCTGGGTGATTTGCAAATTTGTCTCAGaatcacacacagaaatccacctgccctCGGCCTGTCCTCCCAGAGGCCTGCCATGCTAGTGTGCGCTTATTCACTACTTTGGACTGCTGCGATCGCTCAGCCACTAAAGCTAAGGCTCATACTTCTAAACATCAAGAGTTCAAGTCCCACTTTttgcccctctctcttcccttagTCAGTTATTCACTGTAACCGGCTCCTGTTTATAGGACCCAAGTAGTTATGGGAAGAGTGGGTTATAGGGGAGGAAAACAACCTATAGCCAGATTAAACTATGTGCTCCAAGTTCAGTTTCTATCCTCGTAATTAGCATGTGTATAACACTAATCATCGACGATGACACGCTTTCATATATATTAATGACAAGCCCAAAGGGTAGGAGAACTTACCACGATTAAGCAGAAGTGCAAACTGTTACTCAGAAAGGCCCATAACAGGTGAACAAAGAGCTAATTGTACTTTTTATTATGTACAcaacatgtatgtctgcaggccagaagagggcgccagatctcatgacaggtggctgtgagccaccccgtgggtgctgggaactgaactcaggacctctggaagagcagtcggtgctctcaacctctgagccatctctccagcccctaattgtACTTTTAATTTAATACACACACAGCGGAGGTACTTGCCAGCTAGTCCCTCAGTACCATGGTTCTGCTCTTGATTCATGACCTGATATAGAAGAGAAATGAGGATTTCAAGGGGAAAATGGAGATTAAGTTGGAGGGGGCGGGTCGTAAGTAAGCGGTAGTTggctcaattattatttttttttgtcacgtgtatgtgtgtatggtgcgCAGAGGTGTGTGTGCTCCCGAGTGCTCTGGCTTCATTTCTTTCACTGTGATACAATTCCCTGGCACGAACAACAACTTAGTCAACACGAGGATTATCTCAGTTTACAGTTCTGCGTTATAGCCGTTGCTGTGGAAACGTCATATGCTCACCCGTTTGCTTGTGTTGAGCCTTCCACCGACACTCTTATACGGTCCATGActtcctgcctagggaatggggccacccacagtggactggttCTTTtcacatcaattaatttaattaagacaCCCCTACagagacatgcccacaagccaaccCCAGGTAGACAAAAATCTTTCATTGAGAGCCTCTCCCGGGATGATTCTAAACCCTGTCAAGACAGTTAAAACTACCCACCCTTCACAGCacgtgtgtatgggtgtatgtggACACTGTGCCTTTGTGGGGGTTACTCCAAAGTTGACAGTGTCTTCCTTGATTCCTCTCCACATTTACTcatcaaggcagggtctctcagcaAGCCCAGAACTTTCTGACAGGCTAaactagctagccagcttgccatGCAGACCTCCcgtctccacctccagagtgccagGCTTACAGGCAGCAGCATACCTGCCTGGCCTTTATGTAAACTCTGGGgtccaaattctggtcctcacacttgctgaGCAAGTACTTCATCCCGAGCCTATCTCTGCAGCTTTGGCCTAATTGTTTTGTTTCGAATCAGATTGAACCTATCTGGAGATAGCAAATTATCTTTTGTatagcttcttttaaaaaaacctattttagaagtatttgtttttattttattgtttttaaagacagaagtttttctgtgtagccctggctgtcctgaaactcgctctgtagaccaggctggctttgaacttacagagatacacctgcctctgcctcccgagggctggaactaaaggtgtgtgtgccattaGGGACCAgccagtatttattttctttctttctttttaaaatttatttattatgtatacagtgtctgtctgcatatatgcctgcaggccagaagagggcaccagatctcattacaggtggttgtgagccaccatgtggttgctgggaattgaactcaggacggcgggaagagcagccagtgctcttaacctctgagccatctctccagcccccagtatttattttctttaaaaatttatttattttctgtgtatgagtgttttgcctgcacatatgtatgtgtgccacatgcatgcctggtgcctccacaggtcagaagaaggtattgggtcccctggaactgaagctatggatggctgtgagccaccatgtgggtgctgggaactgaactcaaggaCCAGCTCTCTAGACTCTCATGCATATTTTCTTGAGGATGGTTTATGAAGGGTAACTTTGTGAACATTTGTATATTTGGAGATAAAGGGGTTGAATTTGGATTATTACTGGACTCCATAAAAAATGGACTAAACAGTAATAACTGAGTCTTGCTAGGTACTGGGTATTGACTcaagcattttatatttatttatttatttatttatttttatttatttatttttttgagctgaggatcgaacccagggccttgtgcttgctaggcaagcactctaccactgagctaaatccccaacccctcaagcATTTTATATAGTCTAGCTCATTCAGTGCTCACAACAATACAGAAGTTGTTAGCGAAGTATTGGTGGAGGTAAACGCGTTGCCATCTATGCCCATTTTACGGATGAAGCAGTAGGTACAGAGGGTTTAGCTACCTGGTCCATACAGATAGTAAGTCACAAAGTTAAAACCCATGCCGTTTGCCTCGAGCTGCAAAACTAGACTGTGGGCAGTTACAGgatgtgagcacacacagacTCAAATCACCGTGTGGACTtgatgggggtgtggggtgtgtggggtgggggaggccacTTCTTTGTCCAGGAGGACAGGAAGGATTGTGCCATTTCTTACTCCGGTTCAAAGGGCACTGCATCCAAACACTTATGCAATACCGTTATTGACTAGCCATCCATTTTCCCCCATTTGGAGTGAAAGTATGaagagtcagggctggagagatggctcagtggttaagagcactgaccgctcttccagaggacggagtggggttcaattcccagcacccacacgacagctcacaactaactgtctgcaactccaggtccagaggatccGACTCCctcgcacagacacacatgcaggcaaaacaccaatgtgcataaagtaaaaataaataaaatttaaaaaggcagTATGGATActcttattttattcatattccaGTGCCGCCCCCACACCTCGTGTCCTTTTGTGCCAGCCCAGGATCAGTCAGGTACGTGTGTGTTCTAAAGATGTGGAGTACACCCGTGTCCACCCGCGCCTGCGGCTTTGTCTCAGACAGGAATGCACTGGCCTCCAGTCACTGTTTGCACTCGACTTTCTGGCATGTTCACACTGCAGAGGAAGGACAGTGTGAACAGAACATGCGTACTGGTAGACACATTTCACAGCGGCACATTTCACAGTGCCGGCTGTTGCTATGCCTGACTTGGATCCTCCCCCAGCGGGGCCACGCAGCTCAGTATTTGGCTCCTCTTGGTTCTCCAGAGTATGACGCACGAACAACCAAAAGGATGGCATCCTCGTGAGATCATCGTGAGACTCGGGGAGAACGGCGGGGAAGGGTCATCCTTGGAGGGGCggagcccccccctcccccggtcTCTACAAGCCCTTTCTTGTCTGTTCACCTGGGTCTCTCCTCGGATTCCTGATGTCGCAACTCGGAGCACAGGAATCCAGGCTTTTGAAGTTTAGGCTCTGATCCCTAAAAAACCGTCTAGAAACCCAGTCTTCaggtttttttaagttttgtccaatgaagaaactgagggaaggactgggaggcGGGCTGGTGACGTAATGCAGATTGATTGGCACTGAAATACTAGCTGGCCTGGATTAGCCACGAGTTTCgccaatccagagacaggggtgGGACGGTGCAGGCGCAGAGACTTGGTTTGACTGGCTTGGATTTAAAGCGATAGAAGCTGTTGGGAGTCCTACGAGACGGTCCCCAGTACCCTCCCCTCAAGTCCTTGGGACCATTTGGGtccccagaactggggagatggtttgCGGCGGATTTGCCTGTTCCAAGAATGCGCTGTGCGCTCTCAACGTGGTTTATATGGTGAGGTTTTGGAGGTGGGGAAAGCTCCGGGGGCGGAAAGAATGGGGAGAATTTCTAGGGGACTTCCGGTGGGAGAGGGGGTTTACTGGGGGTTCCGGGAAGCTTCCCAGAACCTTCTTCCGTGGAAGAGGAGAGACTTCCGGTGATATGGGGGATTGTTTGGGTGTGGGGAGGGTGGGTCGAAGCCCGCAGGCCTGTGGTTCAGTCTTCACTTAGGCTCTGGTTTCTTCGCACAGAAGAGATGCTGGACAACCCTGGGGAGTGTCTGTCTTGAGATGCTACTGCCATGGCCCCCCAGGCCAGCTATTCCCAGTTACTTGGGAAGAGCGCTCAGGGCTGATTAGTTCTGAATGCACACCTCCGTGGGCCGCCCTATTTAGTCCACGTCCCGGGTAATAGCCTTTGGCCGTGCTGCATGCTCGAGTTCGTGGGCGATGACAAGGTCTATGtagctagcccaggctagcctggagcttcGCTGTGCTGCAGTTGTAGGGATTGCAGGCGTGAACCACCACATCGGGCTGAAGTGTattctattttgtgttttcttgcaGCTTGTGGGCTTACTGCTCATTGGCGTGGCCGCCTGGGGCAAGGGCCTGGGTCTGGTGTCCAGCATTCACATCATCGGAGGAGTCATCGCCGTGGgggtcttcctcctcctcatcgcGGTAGCTGGCCTCGTGGGGGCCGTTAACCACCACCAAGTGCTGCTCTTCTTTGTATCCTGACCTGGAGGGGTTGGGGTCCCGGGGCAGGCTTTTCCCAAAAGGGCAGGGGACCTCAGACATGCCTTTGTAGTTCTTCTGTAACTCAcagaagttgtttttgtttgcaaCTTGGTAAAAACTAGTTTTACGAACAGAGAAGGGCCTTGGACTCTGCCACAATACAGTTACAAATTACACTGGGTGagatcttaaggaaaaaaaaaagggggtcaTGCTACATaatcctggctagcctggaactcacagcaggCTGGCCCTCACACCgagacctgcctgcctgtctccctgggTGAGATATCTCAAATGGAAACCAGGTCTTTTTGCCATAACTTCTCAGTACATGATCATCCTTGGTTTGGTCTTCGTCTTCCAGTTTGGAATCTCTTGCTCCTGTCTGGCTATTAACCGAAACAAACAGGTGAGGCAATGGTGCCCTTTTCAGATACCTTTAAAGCTCTATTAATCTGACCCTTTCGTACCTTCATCCTTAGGTCCACTACTTCAGAGATGTTTCCTCTGATGTGTATAGTTAATTCCCCAAGATGTAGTCAGAATCTGAGACACCTGACATTGTCTGTGATCATAACATTGCCATCCTGTTCCTGGGGGATGCTGATTGCCCTTGCTAGAATAGGGACCTTGAAGCATGTGAACTGAGAGCAAGATGTAGGGAGACTGAGGTTCCTCTGCCTGTGTGCTCTAGATAGATGTCATCAATGCGTCCTGGTGGGTCATGAGCAACAGCACCCAGCATGAATTGGAGAGAAGTTTTGACTGCTGTGGCTTGTTCAACCTTACAGCGCCATACCTACAGGACAACACTTCCTGCGATGCGGTAAGCTGAAGGGTGGAGAACCCAGCTGGGAGGAAATGGGTAAAGGGCCATGCCCAAAGACGTGGCCTCGGTCTTGAACCGGGCTGTGCTAAAGAAACAGGGGCTGCAAGGGTTTTAGCCACGGGGACTCCAGCCTCAGAACTGTTCACTTTTTAATGTCTGGGGGCATCTGTTTGTAGCTGCTTGGATGGGGCAGACTAGCAGCTTTGCACTGTTTATTCCATTTATCCTCAGATGTGCAAGACCAGGAGTTCGGTGTGCCAGTTGTGTGGTGAGAAGTTCCTTAAGCATTCGGACAAAGCCCTGAAAATCCTAGGTGGTGTTGGCCTTTTCTTTAGCTTCACGGAGGTAATTATTCCCATTTCTTGTATGTGGACACCCATAAGCCTTAAACCCGAAGACTCAAAAATAActtgttctctctttcctgtaGATCCTTGGTGTTTGGCTGGCAATGAGATTCCGGAATCAAAAAGACCCCCGAGCAAACCCCAGTGCCTTTCTATGAGACTTTTGATCTTCCAGATAGGATCTATGAATCCTAGGCTGGTTtctaacttgctgtgtagccaaggatgaccttgagttctgGATCCCCCCCGCCACAGCGTCCGAGTggtgtgattacaggtgtgtgtcaccacactcaaGTCTCTGGATCCTTCTGACTCGGTTTTGCTCTCCCGCCTTTTTATAATTCCCTGAATTCTTGAAAACCTCgggtgccccccaccccacatcaggcttttgttttgttttaaagaaaaagagccccTGTGCCTCATTCCCCAAAACTGATCAAGTAAGTGAtggttagatttttgtctttACATATTTTGATGGAACAAGATATAGAAAGAAGAACCTTATACCTCTCCCTAGGAGAATAGAATATACTCCTAGACGCATGGACAGGGGCTGGAAGCCTTTCAGAACGCTTTTCCCTCCTTTTGACTGACACCTTAGCCTGGCTCCAAGGACAAACCACCCAGAAGTCTTGTCAAGGCAGGACCTGGAGGGAAGCAGCAACCTTAAAACTAAAGCCATTTTAACTGAGTACTCAGAAAGGAATTGAAAGGGCCTTTCCCATCCTGTCCGCCAGAGCTGAGCTGCCTGTCCAGGTCCTGTGTGAGAGTCTACAGAGGTTGCAGGAAACCTTTCAATTGAGCAGGCTTTCAGTCTCCCAAAGGCAAAGCCAACCaggaaaacattaaagaaaaaagaaggccatatttcttttgtcttgttttgctgtATAAAAAAGATCCCAATATaaatgagggagggaaggagacaggtaCCCACCCTTTAGTGTAGAGAAAGGGGAGGGTAAGAGGGCAGGCCTCAcgaagaggggggggggaatgtcaTTAAGGCTTAAAATATTCTCTGTAAAAAAGTGGAGGACTCTCCACGGccccagaggaaggcagaggttgAGGTGTTGGCCACTCCACGTGTCCAGAGGTGAGGACAGGCGGACGCTCTTCTCACTCTGGGTCACTCTCTTCCTTGTGTAGGTAAGAGTGTTGCAGGgctcggaaggcagagatccgcTTATGTGGGTTAAAAGTCAGCATCTCCTGAGGGGAGAGGCAGAGGTCAGCAACAGCTGGAGCGGGTGATGCCCACCCCGACACAGCTGTGAGGGTGTTCCCTGGAGTCTACCCAGCTGACATCCACAGCAGCTGTGAGAACTACAGCCTCCACCACCCAGCGCTTGGTCCCACAACGGACTGGGCCTTGAACAACTgttgtgttttgtctttgtgCATGCTCGGGTATGAAAATGTGGGCATGCACACGTACGTACgtctgtgcccacagaggtcaggacagTCTGTTGGTCCTTCCCTCCCACCTTGTTTGGGAGCCATCAGTGCTGCATTTACCAGGGTATCTGGCCTGTGGggttctgtctccacctcccttcctGCTCTGAGAGTGGTACAGGAGCTTGCCGCCACATACAGCTTTTACATGGGCTTTGGGgatccgaactcgggtcctcacacttATGCTCTACccacggagccacctctccagcccatgctgTGTCTTAACCCAATCCTGGCCCGCACCCGTGCCCAGTACCAGCAGCAGCTGCGCTCCCAATTCCTCCATCTCCGGCACCACCGACTGCACTGGCCGAGG from Peromyscus maniculatus bairdii isolate BWxNUB_F1_BW_parent chromosome 18, HU_Pman_BW_mat_3.1, whole genome shotgun sequence carries:
- the Tspan31 gene encoding tetraspanin-31 encodes the protein MVCGGFACSKNALCALNVVYMLVGLLLIGVAAWGKGLGLVSSIHIIGGVIAVGVFLLLIAVAGLVGAVNHHQVLLFFYMIILGLVFVFQFGISCSCLAINRNKQIDVINASWWVMSNSTQHELERSFDCCGLFNLTAPYLQDNTSCDAMCKTRSSVCQLCGEKFLKHSDKALKILGGVGLFFSFTEILGVWLAMRFRNQKDPRANPSAFL